In the genome of Ensifer adhaerens, one region contains:
- a CDS encoding PilZ domain-containing protein, with product MRVFKGAHAAFNQEHSAVPCVVRDLSETGAKIEFNLGWIVPSHFTLFVELDGFKVECEKVWHRGDLYGVRFTGPRVPTELGRKQRVDLYDARNQVEDESKAPPPAPTFNRQPKKPVFGKFK from the coding sequence ATGCGTGTCTTCAAGGGCGCGCACGCGGCCTTCAATCAGGAGCACAGCGCTGTCCCTTGCGTGGTGCGCGACCTGAGCGAGACCGGCGCCAAGATCGAGTTCAATCTCGGGTGGATCGTGCCATCGCATTTCACGCTTTTCGTGGAACTCGACGGCTTCAAGGTCGAATGCGAGAAGGTGTGGCACAGAGGCGATCTCTACGGGGTGCGGTTTACAGGCCCCCGGGTTCCCACAGAACTGGGTCGCAAGCAGCGCGTCGATCTCTACGATGCGCGCAATCAGGTCGAGGACGAGAGCAAGGCACCGCCACCCGCCCCGACCTTCAACCGGCAGCCCAAGAAGCCAGTCTTCGGCAAGTTCAAGTGA
- a CDS encoding membrane protein required for colicin V production, with translation MPITLLDGIVLGVALFSAVLAMVRGFSREVLSVASWAGSAYAAYKLYPFVLPYAQQYTSSKTVALAGSAGVVFLVALILLSYITMKIADFIIDSRIGALDRTLGFLFGAARGVLIVVVAMMFFNWLVEPTKRPDWISNAKSKPLIDNLGNRLIAMMPDNIDATLLERLKGVMPQKANEETPDDGAANDDGTAPDATAPDATTAPDTTKAPKKTGTNG, from the coding sequence ATGCCCATTACGCTTCTCGACGGCATCGTGCTTGGCGTGGCGCTGTTTTCAGCCGTCCTTGCCATGGTGCGCGGCTTTTCGCGCGAGGTGCTGTCCGTCGCCAGCTGGGCGGGTTCGGCCTATGCCGCCTACAAGCTCTATCCTTTCGTGCTGCCCTATGCGCAGCAGTATACGAGCTCCAAGACGGTCGCTCTCGCTGGTTCTGCGGGTGTGGTCTTCCTTGTCGCGCTCATCCTGCTTTCCTATATCACGATGAAGATTGCAGACTTCATCATCGACAGCCGCATTGGCGCGCTCGACCGGACGCTCGGTTTCCTGTTCGGGGCTGCACGCGGCGTCCTGATCGTCGTCGTGGCGATGATGTTCTTCAACTGGCTCGTGGAGCCGACCAAGCGTCCGGACTGGATTTCGAACGCGAAGTCGAAGCCGCTGATCGACAATCTGGGCAATCGGCTGATCGCCATGATGCCCGACAATATCGATGCGACACTTCTGGAGCGCCTGAAGGGTGTGATGCCCCAGAAGGCCAATGAGGAAACGCCGGATGATGGTGCCGCCAATGATGATGGCACCGCGCCCGATGCAACGGCGCCCGATGCAACAACGGCGCCTGACACAACCAAGGCGCCGAAGAAGACCGGCACAAACGGATAA
- a CDS encoding Anaerobic selenocysteine-containing dehydrogenase — translation MAVETSYRICPLCEACCGLEVAHEDGRVVSVRGAENDPFSQGYICPKGVALADLHEDPDRLRTPMIRRNGRFHEATWDEAFAEIQRGLMPVIERHGREAVGTVLGNPVSHRYGISLFSQRLLRALGTSNIFSSSTVDQMPKHRAVGEMFGNWMSVAVPDITRTDLLVILGANPMASNGSLWTVPDFRGKARALRARGGRMVTIDPRRTETAKVSDEHLFIRPGGDVFLLLGLVHTLFAEGLVKTGRLGEYLNGLDDLKAAVASYDADHMAPRCGIAAEDIRQLARDLATTERAALYGRIGTCVQEFGTLNSWLIDVVNILTGHMDEPGGMMFPKAAAFAANTKGAPGSGRGVKVGRRTMKSAPVPEVMSEFPVSAMADEITHAGDQCIRAMISIATNPVLSSPNGEKLSRALQSLDFMVSLDIYINETTRHSNVILPGTSPLEDSHWDVMFNQFAWRNAARYSPATFPLPQGQLTEWQAIMRLTGLVQGKGSDIDPQALDDEMTRAEVEKLAGPMTDQLMAMVSDLKGPDRLLELELRSGPYGDGFGRRPEGLTLEKVKRARFGIDLGLHEPRMPEILRTTSGKIELAPADFIADLRRVNEALTEPPSDLVLIGRRDVRTNNSWMHNLPTLAKGPNRCKLLIHPQDAARYGLASGALAEISGNGATLLVPVELSEDMMPGVVSLPHGWGHDAEGSRLELASRNPGVNVNALVPEGARDPLSGNSVLNGVAISLRIAALPIVEAAE, via the coding sequence ATGGCCGTCGAAACCAGCTATCGCATCTGTCCGCTCTGCGAGGCCTGCTGCGGCCTTGAGGTCGCCCATGAAGACGGCCGCGTCGTCTCCGTGCGGGGAGCGGAGAACGACCCGTTCTCGCAAGGCTACATCTGTCCGAAGGGCGTGGCGCTGGCCGATCTGCACGAGGATCCGGACCGGCTCCGTACGCCGATGATCAGGCGCAACGGCCGTTTCCACGAGGCGACGTGGGACGAAGCCTTCGCGGAGATCCAGCGCGGACTGATGCCGGTCATCGAAAGGCATGGGCGCGAGGCAGTCGGCACCGTGCTGGGCAATCCCGTCTCACACCGCTATGGCATCAGCCTGTTTTCCCAGCGTCTCCTCAGGGCGCTCGGGACCTCCAACATCTTTTCCTCTTCCACCGTCGACCAGATGCCGAAGCACCGCGCGGTGGGCGAGATGTTCGGCAACTGGATGAGCGTTGCCGTTCCCGATATCACACGCACCGACCTGCTCGTCATCCTTGGCGCCAACCCCATGGCGTCCAATGGGAGCCTCTGGACGGTGCCGGACTTCCGCGGCAAGGCGCGGGCGCTGAGGGCACGCGGCGGCCGCATGGTGACGATAGATCCGCGCCGCACCGAAACGGCGAAGGTCTCGGACGAACATCTCTTCATCCGCCCCGGAGGCGACGTCTTCCTTTTGCTCGGACTGGTGCACACCCTGTTTGCCGAAGGGCTGGTGAAGACGGGGCGGCTCGGCGAATACCTGAACGGCCTGGATGACCTGAAGGCGGCTGTCGCTTCATACGATGCTGACCACATGGCACCGCGCTGCGGCATCGCTGCCGAGGATATCCGCCAGCTCGCCCGCGATCTCGCGACGACCGAACGCGCTGCGCTTTACGGCCGCATCGGCACCTGCGTGCAGGAATTCGGCACGCTGAATTCCTGGCTCATCGATGTCGTCAACATCCTGACTGGCCACATGGACGAACCGGGCGGCATGATGTTTCCGAAGGCGGCGGCCTTTGCCGCGAACACCAAGGGCGCGCCGGGTTCCGGCCGTGGCGTCAAGGTCGGTCGCCGGACGATGAAGTCGGCTCCCGTGCCGGAAGTCATGAGCGAATTTCCCGTCAGCGCGATGGCCGACGAGATCACGCACGCCGGCGATCAATGCATCCGCGCGATGATCTCCATCGCCACCAATCCGGTTCTGTCCTCACCCAATGGCGAGAAGCTGTCCAGGGCGCTGCAAAGCCTGGATTTCATGGTCAGCCTCGACATCTACATCAACGAGACGACCCGGCATTCCAATGTGATCCTCCCCGGCACCTCGCCGCTCGAGGACAGCCATTGGGACGTCATGTTCAATCAGTTTGCCTGGCGGAACGCTGCGCGTTATTCCCCCGCGACCTTCCCGCTGCCGCAGGGGCAGTTGACGGAATGGCAGGCGATCATGCGCCTCACCGGCCTGGTGCAGGGCAAGGGATCGGATATCGATCCGCAGGCGCTTGATGACGAAATGACGCGCGCCGAGGTCGAGAAGCTCGCCGGCCCGATGACAGACCAGTTGATGGCGATGGTCTCGGACCTCAAGGGGCCTGACAGGCTGCTGGAACTGGAACTCCGCAGCGGCCCCTACGGTGACGGTTTCGGCCGCAGGCCTGAGGGGCTGACGCTTGAGAAGGTAAAGCGCGCGCGCTTCGGAATCGACCTCGGGCTGCATGAGCCGCGTATGCCCGAAATTTTGCGCACGACCTCCGGCAAGATCGAACTTGCGCCGGCGGATTTCATTGCAGATCTGAGACGGGTGAATGAGGCGCTGACAGAGCCCCCGTCCGATCTCGTCCTCATCGGTCGCCGCGATGTGCGCACAAACAACAGTTGGATGCACAATCTGCCGACGCTTGCCAAAGGACCGAACCGCTGCAAGCTGCTCATTCATCCGCAGGACGCCGCGCGCTATGGTCTCGCAAGCGGCGCGCTGGCCGAAATATCCGGGAACGGCGCAACCCTTCTGGTGCCCGTCGAACTGAGCGAAGACATGATGCCGGGCGTCGTCAGCCTGCCGCATGGCTGGGGGCACGATGCCGAGGGCTCAAGACTGGAACTGGCCTCGCGCAACCCCGGCGTCAACGTCAATGCGCTGGTTCCCGAAGGTGCGCGGGACCCGCTTTCCGGCAATTCCGTGCTCAACGGTGTCGCCATTTCGCTGAGGATAGCCGCGCTGCCTATCGTGGAGGCCGCCGAATAG
- a CDS encoding alanine racemase, producing the protein MTDELDDDLTFTPFEAAPSRLTIDLGALAENWRMLAKASGKARTGAAVKGDGYGLGIEAVVPALYDAGCRDMFVATPDEGMLARQFAPDARIFVLAGVWPGVEAQFFSHDLVPVLVSEEQIACWSNAVAFDEERPCALMVDTGMNRLGLSVDEALALADDPTRPASFSPVLLLSHLACASDPSHPLNRQQLQSFEMLAKAYEGVESSLANSPGIHLGPDYHFDVTRPGIAIYGGEAVDGVKNPSLPVVTAETRILQIHKARAGEPVSYGGTHVLTRDSRLAIASTGYADGYHRSLSGSGIPLRQTVQQGGVGFIAGHRVPVVGRITMDLTIFDVTDVPEGEIRSGDYIELFGANILLDDAARAAGTIGYELLTSLGNRYQRAYVGD; encoded by the coding sequence ATGACCGACGAACTCGATGACGACCTGACATTCACGCCTTTCGAGGCCGCTCCCTCGCGCCTGACGATCGACCTTGGTGCGCTCGCCGAGAACTGGCGGATGCTTGCCAAAGCCTCCGGCAAGGCTCGTACCGGCGCGGCAGTCAAGGGCGACGGCTATGGTCTGGGTATCGAGGCGGTCGTCCCTGCCCTCTACGATGCCGGCTGCCGCGACATGTTCGTCGCGACGCCGGACGAGGGCATGCTGGCGCGGCAGTTTGCGCCCGACGCGCGCATCTTCGTACTTGCCGGCGTTTGGCCAGGCGTCGAGGCACAGTTCTTCAGCCATGATCTCGTTCCGGTTCTCGTTTCAGAAGAACAGATTGCCTGCTGGTCGAACGCCGTGGCCTTCGACGAGGAGCGCCCCTGCGCACTGATGGTCGATACGGGCATGAACAGGCTTGGTCTTTCGGTGGATGAAGCGCTGGCGCTGGCGGACGATCCGACCCGGCCGGCGAGCTTCTCGCCTGTTCTGCTTCTGAGCCATCTGGCTTGCGCGAGCGACCCGTCGCATCCGCTGAACCGCCAGCAGCTTCAATCATTTGAGATGCTTGCCAAAGCATACGAAGGCGTTGAATCAAGTCTCGCCAATTCGCCCGGCATCCATCTTGGACCGGACTATCACTTTGATGTCACACGACCCGGTATCGCCATCTATGGCGGCGAGGCGGTTGACGGGGTGAAGAATCCTTCCCTTCCCGTGGTGACCGCGGAAACGCGTATCCTCCAGATCCACAAGGCAAGGGCCGGCGAGCCGGTTTCCTATGGCGGGACGCATGTGCTGACGCGCGACAGCCGGCTTGCCATCGCATCGACCGGGTATGCCGATGGCTACCACCGTTCGCTTTCGGGCTCCGGCATTCCACTTCGTCAGACGGTTCAACAGGGCGGCGTTGGCTTCATTGCCGGTCATCGCGTGCCGGTCGTTGGCAGGATTACCATGGACCTGACGATCTTCGACGTCACCGATGTACCCGAAGGGGAGATCAGGTCCGGTGATTACATCGAACTGTTCGGCGCAAACATTCTTCTCGATGATGCCGCGCGGGCAGCCGGGACCATCGGCTACGAGCTGCTGACGAGCCTCGGCAATCGCTATCAACGCGCCTATGTTGGCGACTAG
- a CDS encoding DNA repair protein RadA/Sms has product MAKARAQFVCQNCGTIHSRWAGKCEGCGEWNTIVEEDPTGGIGGGPGKVPKKGRAVALTSLSGEIEEAPRIQTGISELDRVTGGGFVRGSAVLVGGDPGIGKSTVLMQAAAALSRRGQKVIYVSGEEAVAQIRLRAQRLGADKTDVLLAAETNVEDILATLADSGKRPDLTIIDSIQTLWSDTADSAPGTVTQVRVGAQAMIRFAKQTGAAVVLVGHVTKEGQIAGPRVVEHMVDAVLYFEGDRGHDYRILRTVKNRFGPTDEIGVFEMSDKGLREVSNPSALFLSERNAKSPGAAVFAGMEGTRPVLVEIQALVAPTSLGTARRAVVGWDSARLSMILAVLEAHCGVRLGQHDVYLNVAGGYRISEPAADLAVASALVSSLAGIALPPDCVYFGEVSLSGAVRPVAQAAQRLKEAEKLGFTKAVLPVSGDALKGAGGQWTEIESLPDLVARIAGSKLKARQNQDEE; this is encoded by the coding sequence ATGGCCAAAGCACGTGCACAATTTGTCTGCCAGAACTGCGGCACGATCCATTCCCGCTGGGCCGGCAAATGCGAGGGCTGCGGCGAGTGGAACACGATTGTCGAAGAAGACCCGACCGGCGGAATCGGCGGCGGGCCGGGAAAGGTGCCGAAGAAGGGGCGCGCCGTGGCCCTGACCTCCCTCTCCGGCGAGATCGAGGAAGCGCCGCGCATCCAGACCGGCATTTCCGAACTGGATCGCGTGACCGGCGGCGGCTTCGTGCGCGGCTCTGCCGTGCTGGTCGGCGGCGATCCCGGGATCGGCAAGTCCACCGTGCTCATGCAGGCAGCGGCTGCGCTGTCCCGGCGCGGGCAGAAGGTCATCTACGTTTCGGGTGAAGAAGCGGTGGCGCAGATCCGGCTGCGCGCGCAGCGGCTGGGGGCTGACAAGACGGACGTGTTGCTGGCTGCCGAGACCAATGTCGAGGACATCCTCGCCACGCTGGCCGACAGCGGCAAGCGGCCCGACCTCACCATCATCGATTCCATCCAGACGCTCTGGTCGGACACGGCCGATTCGGCGCCCGGGACCGTGACGCAGGTGCGCGTAGGCGCGCAGGCGATGATCCGGTTTGCCAAGCAGACGGGTGCGGCAGTCGTGCTTGTGGGCCATGTGACGAAGGAAGGCCAGATCGCCGGGCCTCGCGTGGTCGAGCATATGGTGGACGCGGTTCTCTATTTCGAAGGCGATCGCGGCCATGACTATCGCATCCTGCGCACCGTGAAGAACCGCTTCGGGCCGACTGACGAGATCGGGGTGTTCGAAATGTCCGACAAGGGCTTGCGCGAGGTCTCCAACCCGTCCGCGCTCTTCCTGAGTGAGCGCAATGCGAAATCGCCGGGCGCTGCGGTCTTCGCCGGCATGGAAGGGACGCGGCCCGTTCTCGTCGAAATTCAGGCGCTGGTTGCACCCACATCGCTCGGCACAGCGCGACGGGCTGTGGTCGGCTGGGACTCGGCGCGGCTGTCGATGATTCTCGCCGTGCTCGAGGCACATTGCGGGGTCAGGCTCGGGCAGCATGACGTCTACCTCAATGTCGCCGGTGGATACCGGATTTCCGAGCCTGCAGCCGACTTGGCTGTGGCTTCCGCACTGGTTTCGTCGCTTGCCGGTATTGCCCTTCCGCCCGATTGCGTCTATTTCGGCGAAGTCAGCCTCTCCGGCGCCGTGAGACCCGTTGCGCAGGCCGCGCAGCGCCTCAAAGAAGCCGAGAAGTTGGGATTTACGAAGGCCGTTCTGCCGGTCTCGGGCGACGCGCTCAAGGGTGCCGGCGGCCAGTGGACGGAGATAGAAAGCCTGCCGGATCTCGTGGCGCGCATTGCGGGCTCGAAGCTGAAGGCCAGGCAGAATCAGGACGAAGAATAA